In Sphaeramia orbicularis chromosome 9, fSphaOr1.1, whole genome shotgun sequence, the sequence GCTTACATTTTTCTTAATGATCAACCTAGATATAAATTAGgttttacaatttaaaaatttAGACTATTGCAGAAAATGCTGTGAAAACTTagcttttactgttttactggaactaatacaaccctaaaaagaaaaaaaacataattagaaATATTAGTGCAAGCTACTTAATCACTGAATAATTGACAGTGTGGATGTGATTTAACCAAACAAAATAATTCAGACCTTTCCATTGTATACAGTGATtactgtttcagctgcaacaagtttttTAATCCTAACTGATgtagtagcttctcatttcttagaaaaatcagtttgatagagagcattaagattggactgtgtttcagtggaaaaggtCATGTCGGCTGATGAGCCCAGATTGACCTTATTGTAGTGATCGACACATCAGGATGAGAGGAGAGGCAGATAAAATTACtatccatcatgcctagtgcctacagcacaagcctgtgggggcagtattATAATCTGGGATTGGTTCAGATGATCAAATCTAGGATCATCAACGTTATGTATCAAAAAATGATGGAATTAAATGTGACACTGCTTAAGCTTATCAAATCGACACTAATATGAATGCATAAAATAATCAAAGCTAAGGCAGTCCAACAAAATATTAGAGTGGAACTTTTTTTGGCCAGACAGTGCATAATACCAACATAAAAAAGGAAGTCAAGTGTTTCAAGTATAAGGATTAGGATGATTCCTCTCAGGTTCCATAACAATACCACTGTGAGAACACACTGAGCTCTTTTACACATGCACTACAAAAGTCAAGCGTGTGATGTCAACTACCAGACTGttatgatgaagaaaaaaaatgcatcaggaaTTTTCTAACAGTGGAATATCTATAgttaataaaaagtgaaaaaataattccTTTCctttcatcattcagaatttgtAGTTTGTCATTTCAATAGTTAGACAGAACCACacaaaatatgtcaaaaaagTGATTTAACTACTCTAAATCATCAGGAAAATATGAATATAGTGGAACCAACAGCAAACTTCTATGATATATCTACCAGTTAAATTACATTGCATTAAGTTACAATTAATCTGACATGTAACATAAACCTTTTTATATTAACTCCACAATGTGATTGCTGAGCGTTTCCAAAGTATAAATGTGGGAATATTTCTTGTGCTGAAATAAAATCCAAACATATGCTAACCTTTCAGTcacagaatattattattatagtgtaaGAGTCGGCTCAGACTGGTGCCTGTTCTTCTCCAGGTGCCCAGATTGTGGGAGTCAACTGCCACTTTGACCCCATGACCTGTGTGGAGGCTGTCAAGATGATGAAGGAGGGAGTCGAGAAAGCCGGACTGAAGGCTCACTACATGGTGCAGCCACTGGCTTACCACACCCCCGACTGCAGCTGCCAGGGATTCATCGATCTCCCAGAATTCCCCTTCGGTAATAACATCGCCCTCTGAGTGGCATTTAAAGCCCACCATGCATTTAATAACAATCCTATACAAAATTAGACCTCAAAAATTTGTGCTTTTCTGGAATGCATGCACATACATCATCTGCTGTTGTATTGCATTACACTGCAGTAAGTTCAGCTGCTCAAAATGAGTGCAGCAACTTAAATGTGTATCAATCTGAATCTGCTGTCAGGTCTTGAGCCCAGGATCCTGACCCGCTGGGACATGCACAAGTATGCCAGAGAGGCTTACAATGTTGGCATCCGCTTCATTGGTGGCTGCTGTGGGTTTGAGCCTTATCACATCAGGGCTGTAGCTGAGGAGCTGGCACCCGAGAGGGGTTTCCTCCCTGCTGCGTCAGAGAAACACGGCAACTGGGGCGCTGGTCTGGAGATGCACACCAAGCCCTGGGTCAGAGCCAGGTTAGTAGGATACTTCAGTCTCTCCTGACTGGTGTTAAATTCATCAGTATGCACTGGCAATAAATCAGATGGGCAGTCGTGGCTCTTGAACATCATGAATTACTCTCTATTACTGGGAAGTATCaaagtgcactttttttttcagactcagactcagctttattgtcattcgatcaataGTACACGATAGAATGAAATAGAATTACCCTGGTCTTGGTTTTGTAGCATAGAAGATAAaggcataaaataaaatataaaatatataaaaggtgaATAGGGTACAATAAAAAGTACCATAAAAtgtgcaaacaaaataaacaataataaaataactgcttAATATGTTCAAAATTTCATAGTATGGAGCAACAGTACAGTTTACAGTTACTACTTAAGTACTTAAttcactttttacttttactccctacattttaacACAGTTATCCATACTTTATACTACAATCAGGGGTGTTGGATTTTTAGCGCAGGAgaatttcagagcctggactttTTTGACTTTTTCCATTTTAGTGCAGTACTTGACTCTATACTTGGCTAAAAGATATGTGTACGTTTGGGAGTATtcattttttatccttgcctttCAGAGCCCGTCGTGACTACTGGGAGAACCTGAGGCCAGCCTCTGGTCGTCCACAGTGTGCCTCCATGTCAGTCCCAGACGGCTGGGGTGTTACCAAGGGCCACGCTGATCTCATGCAGCAGACAGAGGCCACCACTCAGGACCAACTCAAACAGCTGTTCGACAGGTCAAAGAGCCACTGAGCGGCAGCAGAGTTCAGTCAAATAAGTGTGATGTGAAGCTACCGATGTTGCACAATAGTGTATTCGtgaataaacacagtgtgtgcatCGGTCACCGTGCTGACCTCTGATGTCGTGCAGGGGCTGGATCTTCACTTGAGACTTGCACTGTTGTGTACATCTGTTGAGTTTTAAACTGAAGACACAGTGGAATCTCATGTAAAGAGCCAGCCAACAATAAGATTGGGACCTTTTTTGTTTTCCATGACTCTGGACCAGTTTgtttaataaaataattggttATTTGACTCTTGGTGACTCAAGCTTCTGATATTTTAATTTATATGAAACAACATGTTGAAATCCTGCTTAACTTCAACTCAATGAAGGGGAAAATTAAAAAGTAAGGTCTAAAAGTGGACTGCATATCAGTGGTGATTATCATATTATACTTTTGGCCTTTTCATACTGAGCAAAAGAAACCATTATACAACAGAGAGGATCTGAAAGTGGCTGAAGCATGATTGGTAGGCTTATCAAATCTACACACACAAGGAACATTTAATATCAACTTTGATCAAACACCAACTTTTTAGAGACATCTTCTTATTTCAAGTCTTCTCAACATAAAGAAATAATATTAAAGAATAAAAAAGCTGTAGCAGAAAAAagttttggacacccttaaaatgttctaaaatatcaaatattattatgaaatattttcataagaatcttttttgtgttttaaaatgtatagctgcattacactgaaaaaaaaaaggcaaatcatttcttttgttcattgttaaaaagtgaaaataataaaacataggcctatatatatatatatatatatatatatatataaagtgtatgtgtgtgcgtgcgtgcgtgtgtgcgtgcgtgtatgtgtCTGTAGCCCTTTTTCCCCACATTCAATTtaaggtgtttttgttttgtctttgttttgaccctttttttttttttaagtatttctctcaaataaaacaaattaaaataaaataaaataaaataaaataaaataaaataaaataaaataaaataaaatagagatTAGAAAAAATTCTCCAACAATGAGTATGTACAATATAAATCCGGCAGATGCAGTGTTCAATATCCAGAGAACCTACACCATTTATAAACTGAATCAACTTTTTCCCCAGAaatcttaatttaattttttattatttttatttatctttttaatgCGGCACACTGAGGTTGGTAACATATTTTCAAGGGAGACCCAGTAAGGACAGTAACATTACAAGGATGCTACAACatccaaaagaaaagaaaagaaaaaagaaaagaaaagaaaaagaaaagaaaaaagaaaagaaaagaaaagaaaagaaaagaaaagaaaagaaaagaaaagaaaagaaagacttTCAGATAGATCTTTATTTCGTATAAGTCATTATCTTACCCCGCAAAACATCTCTGGTTCATGTCTGTCCTCTCATTGGACGACTGCTGACCACATGACCCGGTTATCTTTTTTCTAAGGCGGAGTAAAATTAAAGATAGGCTGGAGGAATGGTACGCTATTTGTCTTTGCTTAGCACAGTGCTGTGTTATTGACATTTATAGACAATATACCGACACTACTTCACTCAAAGTATTTGTATATGTGGAAATAAAAGCCGCTGGAGTCGCAACGGTGATCGACGGGTGTTGTCTTAATGGATTAAGGTGTTTTATTGCTCTATTTTTGTATGTCCTTTTTGACAGGAGGCTAACTAGAACACGGACTGATAGCATGGCCTGAGCCTTTGACCTACAGCACACTGGCATCGTGTTTGGGACAAGACGGTAACCGACCGGATACTTGTTATAATCGCTAAGAAGAAAAGACGCAGCTAGAGGTAAAATATAGCTGATAAATGACTAGATATGGGCTTTATTGCTTGATTTCCTCTAAATTACATGTGTTTTAAAGAAGAAAACCCTAAACAAATTGCGCTAAAAACGTCTCGTAGTGATGGTGATGATCTATGGTATAAGCAGGAGTATGTTTGCCCCCCCTGCTGCATTTTCATCCGCATCCCATGGACCACTTTATCCTATAGAATCCAACAGCGCCATCTTGTGACGTGTCTCTGCTCCTACAGGTACCGCCTCAACCCGGAAGTAAAGCGGTGAGGTCGTCATGGGGAGCAAAGTCAGCTCCAAAATGGCAGCTCCCGCCGCCCGAGTTATTCAGGTAACGCTGTTTCTCTACATTTATTCATTCCAAACTGTCTTGTGTTTTGCTGAAATGACCCCCGCAGAGTGCAACATCATATTTCTGTAGTCTTAGCTGTTAAAGACCGTTTTATTTAGGCATTTTAAAGTGACAAATCCAGTCGTACCCTTGTTGATGTCCTTGTTAAACCTCAAATCGCTCGGTCGTGTTATGCGTTTAGTTCCGTTTAGACAGCAACAAAGAAACTTTTTTAAAATGTCAGACTTATTTGGCATATCTAGTATTTTGTCAGGGCTATTGGCTTGGCATGTCACAGTCGATGGTTGGAGTCAGGTTTGTTTATGAGTTAAAATTAACCACATGAGAGCTGCTGGCAGCTGTTTTAGTCACTCTTTTTGGTCCCAGTTTGCGACTAAAAGTCAGCGACACTTTACCTGAAGTCCTTAAAGCTGTGCGTTTTACCTCAGAAAACAAAAGTAAATAGATGTGCAGATTACAGCCGCATCAAATccgtttttatttagaaatatggcaggtttgtttgtttatttaatagTCCAGGATCCAGGATGTATACTAGACTCATGAGGATGGATCCAGCATTTAACCCAAACCAAATATGTTGATGTAATCCTCTGGAAAATGTCAAAAGTACAAAATATTGACAGTTAAGAGGACAGAACTAGGAATGTTCATGCAACAGACTGAAATGATTAATTTATTAGGTAAAATCACCTTCTAGTAGTTCAACAACTTACTGTCTCTGCATTATAGTTGAAATTGGTGTTGTTTAAgctacattttgtgtattttctgccACAGTCTCAAGTTTTTTCCACCTTTACGCTGAAAGATTTCATAGATATTTTTGATGTTAAGTAAAGCAGCTATTCTCAGTTTAAATTTCCCCCCCCATTGAGGCATATGACTGGTGTCCACAgcctaaaaaatacacaaattttGAAGAGGAAAAGGCTTTAGGTGATCATCTGAGGATGGTTAATTGTGATGGATCAAAACACCAACAAAGCTAACAGTTGTTCAGAGAAGAGAACATTTTGTGTCTGTGGCCATGACTTTTACAAACACATCTAAAACTgtgtaaatattttattagtgATTCGAGTGAACTGACacctgaaatgaaataaaattggtAAAAATCACAGTTCTCTCTGTTTCTTTTCAGGCTGTGAGGCCTCATGCTCCTCTGATCAAATTCCCCAACAGACAAAGCCTCCCAAAGCCCAATGGTGAGTTACACAACTGGATTTTGAACCTTGATCTGTTAGTTGCGCCATGCTTTGTCCCAGAGAACATGTGttcctccatttttttttcttttcttttgtcttttttgttttatttggaaatCTTGTTTCTTTTCCTTGTCCTGTTTGGTTCTGCTTGACTTATGTTTTTTTGTCCCTCATGTTCCTTTTCCAGTCCAAGAGGCATTAAAGACACTAGCAGTTAACCTTCAACAACACACTTCCGGGTCCCCTTCAGCTGCTGCATTGCCTCAGTTATCACGACCACATGTACCTTTGACCCTGATCCCTGGCACACCAGACACCCTGGCCTctattcagctacttcctgcaaGGTACCGC encodes:
- the kgd4 gene encoding alpha-ketoglutarate dehydrogenase component 4, with the protein product MGSKVSSKMAAPAARVIQAVRPHAPLIKFPNRQSLPKPNVQEALKTLAVNLQQHTSGSPSAAALPQLSRPHVPLTLIPGTPDTLASIQLLPARYRRRPLAADEMEYIQRGGPE